A genome region from Corvus hawaiiensis isolate bCorHaw1 chromosome 4, bCorHaw1.pri.cur, whole genome shotgun sequence includes the following:
- the AASS gene encoding alpha-aminoadipic semialdehyde synthase, mitochondrial isoform X2: protein MLRAFSHTNGRCVFHHAKCWHHRKSVLAIRREDVNAWERRAPLAPKHVKELTKMGYKVLVQPSNRRAIHEREYIKAGAIIQEDISEASLIIGVKRPPEDKLIPKKNYAFFSHTIKAQEANMPLLDEILRQEIRLFDYEKMVDHKGMRVVAFGKWAGVAGMINILHGLGLRFLALGHHTPFMHIGMAHNYRNSSQAVQAVRDAGYEISLGLMPKSVGPLTFVFTGTGNVSKGAQEMFSALPCEFVEPHELKEVSRSGDLRKVYGTVLSRHHHLVRKRDGLYDPADYDKNPENYISRFHIDVAPYTTCLINGIYWEQNTPRLLSRQDTQKLLVPVKSAAAATDGCPELPHKLLAICDISADTGGSIEFMTECTTIDNPFCMYDADQHITHDSVEGSGILMCSIDNLPAQLPIEATEYFGDMLFPYIEEMLLSEGSEPLEKLNYSPVVRDAVIASNGALTPKYQYIQKLRESREQAQSLKMGDEKRVLLLGSGYVSGPVLEYLTRDSNIDITVVSVMKEQLEQLTKKYRNITPVHMDVLKNEEELSSLVKKHNLVISLLPYSAHPFVAKKCIDNKVNLVTASYLTPAMKELQESVEAAGITVVSEMGLDPGLDHMLAMECIDKAKEVGATVISYTSFCGGLPAPEHSDNPLRYKFSWSPQGVLLNTVQPATYLKDGEIINIPPGGALLDSVTPMDFFPGLNLEGFPNRDSTKYAEPYGIQTARTLLRGTLRYKGYSRTMGGFVKLGLINPDPYPLLRSTTPPLTWKELMCKLVGIKSPAEHHVLKEAVFSKLEKDKNQLEAVEWLGLLGDEPVPAADSIVGALAKHMEMKLPFGTGERDMIVMRSEIGLRHPSGHLEDKFIDLVVYGDNKGYSAMAKTVGYPAAIAAKMVLDGEITAKGMVIPLTKNVYGPILERVRAEGILYSTHSVIRQ, encoded by the exons ATGCTCCGAGCCTTTAGTCACACGAATGGTAGGTGTGTGTTCCACCATGCTAAGTGTTGGCATCATCGTAAGTCTGTGCTGGCAATCAGGAGGGAAGATGTCAATGCATGGGAAAGAAGAGCACCTCTAGCACCAAAGCATGTTAAGGAGTTGACAAAGATGGGATACAAGGTCTTGGTGCAGCCGTCAAACCGGAGAGCCATCCATGAAAGG GAGTACATCAAAGCAGGTGCCATTATTCAAGAAGATATTTCTGAGGCTTCTCTGATAATAGGTGTGAAGAGACCTCCGGAGGACAAATTAATCCCCAAAAAGAACTATGCCTTCTTCTCTCACACTATTAAAGCCCAAGAGGCAAACATGCCCCTTTTGGATGAGATTTTAAGACAG GAAATTCGACTGTTTGACTATGAAAAAATGGTTGATCATAAAGGAATGCGAGTTGTGGCCTTTGGAAAGTGGGCTGGTGTAGCAG gAATGATCAACATTCTGCATGGGTTGGGTTTACGATTTTTAGCCCTGGGTCATCACACTCCTTTCATG CACATTGGGATGGCACATAACTACAGGAATAGCAGTCAGGCTGTGCAGGCAGTACGGGATGCCGGGTATGAAATTTCACTGGGACTGATGCCAAAGTCAGTGGGGCCCTTAACATTTGTGTTTACAGGCACTGGTAATGTTTCTAAG GGTGCTCAAGAAATGTTCAGTGCTCTCCCATGTGAGTTTGTGGAACCACATGAGTTAAAGGAAGTTTCCAGATCTGGAG acCTCAGGAAAGTCTATGGAACAGTGTTAAGTCGTCACCATCATCTTGTAAGGAAACGTGATGGACTGTATGATCCAGCAGACTATGataaaaatccagaaaattacatttctcgCTTTCACATTGAT GTTGCACCCTACACAACTTGTTTAATTAATGGCATATACTGGGAACAGAATACTCCTCGCTTACTGAGTCGGCAGGACACtcagaagctgctggtgccagttaaatctgctgctgctgcaacgGACGGCTGTCCTGAACTACCACACAA ACTTCTGGCGATATGTGACATTTCGGCAGATACTGGAGGATCTATAGAATTTATGACTGAGTGTACAACAATTGACAACCCATTTTGTATGTATGATGCTGACCAGCATATTACTCATGACAG tgTTGAAGGCTCAGGGATTCTGATGTGTTCCATTGACAATCTGCCAGCTCAGCTTCCTATAGAAGCAACAGAGTATTTTGGGGATATGCTTTTCCCTTATATTGAAGAGATG CTGTTATCAGAAGGCTCAGAACCTCTTGAAAAACTGAATTACTCACCTGTTGTTCGAGAT GCTGTGATTGCATCCAATGGCGCACTGACACCTAAGTATCAATATATCCAGAAACTGAGAGAGAGCAG GGAACAGGCTCAGTCACTGAAGATGGGTGATGAGAAGAGGGTTTTGTTGCTTGGATCTGGCTATGTTTCTGGGCCTGTGCTTGAATATCTCACTAGAGATTCCAACATTGACATCACAGTTG tATCTGTCATGAAGGAGCAACTTGAACAACTGACaaaaaagtacagaaatatTACTCCAGTTCATATGGATGTCCTTAAGAATGAGGAAGAGCTGTCCTCTTTGGTGAAGAAACACAACCTTGTGATCAG TTTGCTGCCTTATTCAGCACATCCTTTTGTTGCTAAGAAATGTATTGACAACAAAGTGAACTTGGTAACAGCCAGCTATTTAACACCAGCCATGAAAGAACTTCAGGAGAG tGTAGAAGCTGCTGGTATTACAGTGGTCAGTGAAATGGGTTTGGATCCTGGTCTTGACCATATGTTGGCAATGGAATGTATTGACAAGGCGAAGGAAGTTGGTGCTACG GTTATATCGTACACTTCTTTCTGCGGTGGCCTACCAGCTCCAGAGCACTCTGACAATCCTCTGAGATACAAGTTCAGCTGGAGTCCACAAGGAGTGTTGCTGAATACAGTTCAGCCTGCTACGTATTTAAAAGATGGAGAG ATTATCAATATTCCACCTGGAGGAGCGTTACTGGATTCTGTTACTCCAATGGACTTTTTCCCAGGGTTAAACCTTGAAGGTTTTCCTAACAGAGACAGCACAAAATATGCTGAGCCATATGGTATTCAGACAGCTCGCACTTTACTGAGGGGCACCTTAAGATACAAA gGATACTCCAGAACTATGGGAGGCTTTGTAAAACTAGGGTTAATTAACCCAGATCCTTATCCTTTACTAAGGTCAACTACACCACCTCTAACCTGG AAAGAGCTCATGTGCAAACTGGTTGGAATTAAGTCACCTGCTGAGCACCATGTTCTTAAAGAAGCTGTATTTAGCAAActggaaaaggacaaaaatcaGCTGGAAGCAGTGGAATG GTTAGGTTTATTGGGAGATGAACCGGTTCCAGCAGCAGATTCCATTGTAGGGGCTCTTGCAAAGCACATGGAGATGAAACTGCCCTTTG GCACTGGAGAGAGAGATATGATTGTTATGAGAAGTGAAATAGGTCTCAGGCATCCTTCTGGTCATTTGGAAGACAAATTTATTGATCTGGTTGTCTATGGGGATAACAAAGGATATTCTGCAATGGCTAAAACAGTAGGATACCCCGCGGCTATTGCTGCTAAAATGGTTCTAGATG GTGAAATAACTGCCAAAGGCATGGTCATACCTCTGACAAAGAATGTTTATGGGCCAATACTTGAACGTGTTCGGGCAGAAGGCATTCTGTACAGTACTCACAGCGTTATCAGACAGTAA
- the AASS gene encoding alpha-aminoadipic semialdehyde synthase, mitochondrial isoform X1, translating into MKYPDCVLQQMPKETRTFAQTLSELYMYLYYFITLSLLPSGFTMLRAFSHTNGRCVFHHAKCWHHRKSVLAIRREDVNAWERRAPLAPKHVKELTKMGYKVLVQPSNRRAIHEREYIKAGAIIQEDISEASLIIGVKRPPEDKLIPKKNYAFFSHTIKAQEANMPLLDEILRQEIRLFDYEKMVDHKGMRVVAFGKWAGVAGMINILHGLGLRFLALGHHTPFMHIGMAHNYRNSSQAVQAVRDAGYEISLGLMPKSVGPLTFVFTGTGNVSKGAQEMFSALPCEFVEPHELKEVSRSGDLRKVYGTVLSRHHHLVRKRDGLYDPADYDKNPENYISRFHIDVAPYTTCLINGIYWEQNTPRLLSRQDTQKLLVPVKSAAAATDGCPELPHKLLAICDISADTGGSIEFMTECTTIDNPFCMYDADQHITHDSVEGSGILMCSIDNLPAQLPIEATEYFGDMLFPYIEEMLLSEGSEPLEKLNYSPVVRDAVIASNGALTPKYQYIQKLRESREQAQSLKMGDEKRVLLLGSGYVSGPVLEYLTRDSNIDITVVSVMKEQLEQLTKKYRNITPVHMDVLKNEEELSSLVKKHNLVISLLPYSAHPFVAKKCIDNKVNLVTASYLTPAMKELQESVEAAGITVVSEMGLDPGLDHMLAMECIDKAKEVGATVISYTSFCGGLPAPEHSDNPLRYKFSWSPQGVLLNTVQPATYLKDGEIINIPPGGALLDSVTPMDFFPGLNLEGFPNRDSTKYAEPYGIQTARTLLRGTLRYKGYSRTMGGFVKLGLINPDPYPLLRSTTPPLTWKELMCKLVGIKSPAEHHVLKEAVFSKLEKDKNQLEAVEWLGLLGDEPVPAADSIVGALAKHMEMKLPFGTGERDMIVMRSEIGLRHPSGHLEDKFIDLVVYGDNKGYSAMAKTVGYPAAIAAKMVLDGEITAKGMVIPLTKNVYGPILERVRAEGILYSTHSVIRQ; encoded by the exons ATGAAGTATCCGGATTGTGTTTTACAGCAGATGCCAAAGGAGACCAGAACTTTTGCACAAACATTGTCTGAATTGTACATGTACctgtattattttattactttgtcTTTGCTGCCATCAGGCTTTACCATGCTCCGAGCCTTTAGTCACACGAATGGTAGGTGTGTGTTCCACCATGCTAAGTGTTGGCATCATCGTAAGTCTGTGCTGGCAATCAGGAGGGAAGATGTCAATGCATGGGAAAGAAGAGCACCTCTAGCACCAAAGCATGTTAAGGAGTTGACAAAGATGGGATACAAGGTCTTGGTGCAGCCGTCAAACCGGAGAGCCATCCATGAAAGG GAGTACATCAAAGCAGGTGCCATTATTCAAGAAGATATTTCTGAGGCTTCTCTGATAATAGGTGTGAAGAGACCTCCGGAGGACAAATTAATCCCCAAAAAGAACTATGCCTTCTTCTCTCACACTATTAAAGCCCAAGAGGCAAACATGCCCCTTTTGGATGAGATTTTAAGACAG GAAATTCGACTGTTTGACTATGAAAAAATGGTTGATCATAAAGGAATGCGAGTTGTGGCCTTTGGAAAGTGGGCTGGTGTAGCAG gAATGATCAACATTCTGCATGGGTTGGGTTTACGATTTTTAGCCCTGGGTCATCACACTCCTTTCATG CACATTGGGATGGCACATAACTACAGGAATAGCAGTCAGGCTGTGCAGGCAGTACGGGATGCCGGGTATGAAATTTCACTGGGACTGATGCCAAAGTCAGTGGGGCCCTTAACATTTGTGTTTACAGGCACTGGTAATGTTTCTAAG GGTGCTCAAGAAATGTTCAGTGCTCTCCCATGTGAGTTTGTGGAACCACATGAGTTAAAGGAAGTTTCCAGATCTGGAG acCTCAGGAAAGTCTATGGAACAGTGTTAAGTCGTCACCATCATCTTGTAAGGAAACGTGATGGACTGTATGATCCAGCAGACTATGataaaaatccagaaaattacatttctcgCTTTCACATTGAT GTTGCACCCTACACAACTTGTTTAATTAATGGCATATACTGGGAACAGAATACTCCTCGCTTACTGAGTCGGCAGGACACtcagaagctgctggtgccagttaaatctgctgctgctgcaacgGACGGCTGTCCTGAACTACCACACAA ACTTCTGGCGATATGTGACATTTCGGCAGATACTGGAGGATCTATAGAATTTATGACTGAGTGTACAACAATTGACAACCCATTTTGTATGTATGATGCTGACCAGCATATTACTCATGACAG tgTTGAAGGCTCAGGGATTCTGATGTGTTCCATTGACAATCTGCCAGCTCAGCTTCCTATAGAAGCAACAGAGTATTTTGGGGATATGCTTTTCCCTTATATTGAAGAGATG CTGTTATCAGAAGGCTCAGAACCTCTTGAAAAACTGAATTACTCACCTGTTGTTCGAGAT GCTGTGATTGCATCCAATGGCGCACTGACACCTAAGTATCAATATATCCAGAAACTGAGAGAGAGCAG GGAACAGGCTCAGTCACTGAAGATGGGTGATGAGAAGAGGGTTTTGTTGCTTGGATCTGGCTATGTTTCTGGGCCTGTGCTTGAATATCTCACTAGAGATTCCAACATTGACATCACAGTTG tATCTGTCATGAAGGAGCAACTTGAACAACTGACaaaaaagtacagaaatatTACTCCAGTTCATATGGATGTCCTTAAGAATGAGGAAGAGCTGTCCTCTTTGGTGAAGAAACACAACCTTGTGATCAG TTTGCTGCCTTATTCAGCACATCCTTTTGTTGCTAAGAAATGTATTGACAACAAAGTGAACTTGGTAACAGCCAGCTATTTAACACCAGCCATGAAAGAACTTCAGGAGAG tGTAGAAGCTGCTGGTATTACAGTGGTCAGTGAAATGGGTTTGGATCCTGGTCTTGACCATATGTTGGCAATGGAATGTATTGACAAGGCGAAGGAAGTTGGTGCTACG GTTATATCGTACACTTCTTTCTGCGGTGGCCTACCAGCTCCAGAGCACTCTGACAATCCTCTGAGATACAAGTTCAGCTGGAGTCCACAAGGAGTGTTGCTGAATACAGTTCAGCCTGCTACGTATTTAAAAGATGGAGAG ATTATCAATATTCCACCTGGAGGAGCGTTACTGGATTCTGTTACTCCAATGGACTTTTTCCCAGGGTTAAACCTTGAAGGTTTTCCTAACAGAGACAGCACAAAATATGCTGAGCCATATGGTATTCAGACAGCTCGCACTTTACTGAGGGGCACCTTAAGATACAAA gGATACTCCAGAACTATGGGAGGCTTTGTAAAACTAGGGTTAATTAACCCAGATCCTTATCCTTTACTAAGGTCAACTACACCACCTCTAACCTGG AAAGAGCTCATGTGCAAACTGGTTGGAATTAAGTCACCTGCTGAGCACCATGTTCTTAAAGAAGCTGTATTTAGCAAActggaaaaggacaaaaatcaGCTGGAAGCAGTGGAATG GTTAGGTTTATTGGGAGATGAACCGGTTCCAGCAGCAGATTCCATTGTAGGGGCTCTTGCAAAGCACATGGAGATGAAACTGCCCTTTG GCACTGGAGAGAGAGATATGATTGTTATGAGAAGTGAAATAGGTCTCAGGCATCCTTCTGGTCATTTGGAAGACAAATTTATTGATCTGGTTGTCTATGGGGATAACAAAGGATATTCTGCAATGGCTAAAACAGTAGGATACCCCGCGGCTATTGCTGCTAAAATGGTTCTAGATG GTGAAATAACTGCCAAAGGCATGGTCATACCTCTGACAAAGAATGTTTATGGGCCAATACTTGAACGTGTTCGGGCAGAAGGCATTCTGTACAGTACTCACAGCGTTATCAGACAGTAA
- the AASS gene encoding alpha-aminoadipic semialdehyde synthase, mitochondrial isoform X3, with protein sequence MINILHGLGLRFLALGHHTPFMHIGMAHNYRNSSQAVQAVRDAGYEISLGLMPKSVGPLTFVFTGTGNVSKGAQEMFSALPCEFVEPHELKEVSRSGDLRKVYGTVLSRHHHLVRKRDGLYDPADYDKNPENYISRFHIDVAPYTTCLINGIYWEQNTPRLLSRQDTQKLLVPVKSAAAATDGCPELPHKLLAICDISADTGGSIEFMTECTTIDNPFCMYDADQHITHDSVEGSGILMCSIDNLPAQLPIEATEYFGDMLFPYIEEMLLSEGSEPLEKLNYSPVVRDAVIASNGALTPKYQYIQKLRESREQAQSLKMGDEKRVLLLGSGYVSGPVLEYLTRDSNIDITVVSVMKEQLEQLTKKYRNITPVHMDVLKNEEELSSLVKKHNLVISLLPYSAHPFVAKKCIDNKVNLVTASYLTPAMKELQESVEAAGITVVSEMGLDPGLDHMLAMECIDKAKEVGATVISYTSFCGGLPAPEHSDNPLRYKFSWSPQGVLLNTVQPATYLKDGEIINIPPGGALLDSVTPMDFFPGLNLEGFPNRDSTKYAEPYGIQTARTLLRGTLRYKGYSRTMGGFVKLGLINPDPYPLLRSTTPPLTWKELMCKLVGIKSPAEHHVLKEAVFSKLEKDKNQLEAVEWLGLLGDEPVPAADSIVGALAKHMEMKLPFGTGERDMIVMRSEIGLRHPSGHLEDKFIDLVVYGDNKGYSAMAKTVGYPAAIAAKMVLDGEITAKGMVIPLTKNVYGPILERVRAEGILYSTHSVIRQ encoded by the exons ATGATCAACATTCTGCATGGGTTGGGTTTACGATTTTTAGCCCTGGGTCATCACACTCCTTTCATG CACATTGGGATGGCACATAACTACAGGAATAGCAGTCAGGCTGTGCAGGCAGTACGGGATGCCGGGTATGAAATTTCACTGGGACTGATGCCAAAGTCAGTGGGGCCCTTAACATTTGTGTTTACAGGCACTGGTAATGTTTCTAAG GGTGCTCAAGAAATGTTCAGTGCTCTCCCATGTGAGTTTGTGGAACCACATGAGTTAAAGGAAGTTTCCAGATCTGGAG acCTCAGGAAAGTCTATGGAACAGTGTTAAGTCGTCACCATCATCTTGTAAGGAAACGTGATGGACTGTATGATCCAGCAGACTATGataaaaatccagaaaattacatttctcgCTTTCACATTGAT GTTGCACCCTACACAACTTGTTTAATTAATGGCATATACTGGGAACAGAATACTCCTCGCTTACTGAGTCGGCAGGACACtcagaagctgctggtgccagttaaatctgctgctgctgcaacgGACGGCTGTCCTGAACTACCACACAA ACTTCTGGCGATATGTGACATTTCGGCAGATACTGGAGGATCTATAGAATTTATGACTGAGTGTACAACAATTGACAACCCATTTTGTATGTATGATGCTGACCAGCATATTACTCATGACAG tgTTGAAGGCTCAGGGATTCTGATGTGTTCCATTGACAATCTGCCAGCTCAGCTTCCTATAGAAGCAACAGAGTATTTTGGGGATATGCTTTTCCCTTATATTGAAGAGATG CTGTTATCAGAAGGCTCAGAACCTCTTGAAAAACTGAATTACTCACCTGTTGTTCGAGAT GCTGTGATTGCATCCAATGGCGCACTGACACCTAAGTATCAATATATCCAGAAACTGAGAGAGAGCAG GGAACAGGCTCAGTCACTGAAGATGGGTGATGAGAAGAGGGTTTTGTTGCTTGGATCTGGCTATGTTTCTGGGCCTGTGCTTGAATATCTCACTAGAGATTCCAACATTGACATCACAGTTG tATCTGTCATGAAGGAGCAACTTGAACAACTGACaaaaaagtacagaaatatTACTCCAGTTCATATGGATGTCCTTAAGAATGAGGAAGAGCTGTCCTCTTTGGTGAAGAAACACAACCTTGTGATCAG TTTGCTGCCTTATTCAGCACATCCTTTTGTTGCTAAGAAATGTATTGACAACAAAGTGAACTTGGTAACAGCCAGCTATTTAACACCAGCCATGAAAGAACTTCAGGAGAG tGTAGAAGCTGCTGGTATTACAGTGGTCAGTGAAATGGGTTTGGATCCTGGTCTTGACCATATGTTGGCAATGGAATGTATTGACAAGGCGAAGGAAGTTGGTGCTACG GTTATATCGTACACTTCTTTCTGCGGTGGCCTACCAGCTCCAGAGCACTCTGACAATCCTCTGAGATACAAGTTCAGCTGGAGTCCACAAGGAGTGTTGCTGAATACAGTTCAGCCTGCTACGTATTTAAAAGATGGAGAG ATTATCAATATTCCACCTGGAGGAGCGTTACTGGATTCTGTTACTCCAATGGACTTTTTCCCAGGGTTAAACCTTGAAGGTTTTCCTAACAGAGACAGCACAAAATATGCTGAGCCATATGGTATTCAGACAGCTCGCACTTTACTGAGGGGCACCTTAAGATACAAA gGATACTCCAGAACTATGGGAGGCTTTGTAAAACTAGGGTTAATTAACCCAGATCCTTATCCTTTACTAAGGTCAACTACACCACCTCTAACCTGG AAAGAGCTCATGTGCAAACTGGTTGGAATTAAGTCACCTGCTGAGCACCATGTTCTTAAAGAAGCTGTATTTAGCAAActggaaaaggacaaaaatcaGCTGGAAGCAGTGGAATG GTTAGGTTTATTGGGAGATGAACCGGTTCCAGCAGCAGATTCCATTGTAGGGGCTCTTGCAAAGCACATGGAGATGAAACTGCCCTTTG GCACTGGAGAGAGAGATATGATTGTTATGAGAAGTGAAATAGGTCTCAGGCATCCTTCTGGTCATTTGGAAGACAAATTTATTGATCTGGTTGTCTATGGGGATAACAAAGGATATTCTGCAATGGCTAAAACAGTAGGATACCCCGCGGCTATTGCTGCTAAAATGGTTCTAGATG GTGAAATAACTGCCAAAGGCATGGTCATACCTCTGACAAAGAATGTTTATGGGCCAATACTTGAACGTGTTCGGGCAGAAGGCATTCTGTACAGTACTCACAGCGTTATCAGACAGTAA